A DNA window from Halostella litorea contains the following coding sequences:
- a CDS encoding TetR/AcrR family transcriptional regulator: MADDTDRPESHEEIMWATHQALCTHGYADLTMRKIAAESSKSHSLLAYHYNTKDELIAAYLDFLTDLLHADLEETDGADPLERLEGFLDYFTVGTEVYPERLQVAFLELQMVALRNEELREKMAEHDTENFGLLAGIIDDGIEQEVFRADIDSEAYAKFILLSVMGASEHETTTGIEGLTDDVRALLRTDVVEALLIDSSGDSDSPFS, encoded by the coding sequence ATGGCGGACGATACTGACCGTCCGGAGAGCCACGAGGAGATCATGTGGGCCACCCATCAGGCACTCTGCACGCACGGATACGCCGACCTGACGATGCGAAAGATCGCCGCGGAGTCATCGAAAAGTCACTCGCTGCTCGCCTACCATTATAATACCAAAGACGAGTTGATAGCGGCGTATCTGGATTTCCTCACCGACCTCCTACACGCCGATCTCGAAGAGACGGACGGTGCTGATCCGCTAGAGCGTCTCGAGGGGTTCCTCGACTACTTCACCGTCGGAACCGAGGTGTACCCCGAACGCCTGCAGGTAGCGTTCCTCGAACTGCAGATGGTGGCCCTCAGGAACGAGGAATTACGTGAGAAGATGGCTGAACACGACACCGAGAACTTCGGCCTTCTAGCGGGGATCATCGACGACGGTATTGAACAGGAGGTGTTCCGCGCGGACATCGACAGCGAGGCGTATGCAAAATTCATCCTGCTCTCCGTGATGGGAGCGAGCGAACACGAGACAACCACCGGGATAGAAGGCCTCACGGACGACGTGAGGGCCCTGTTACGCACGGACGTCGTTGAGGCGCTGCTCATCGACTCATCCGGTGACAGCGATTCACCGTTCTCGTAA